A window of the Brumimicrobium sp. genome harbors these coding sequences:
- a CDS encoding restriction endonuclease subunit S has translation MSEWKEGTLKEIAEIEMGQSPSGDTCNSNGQGIPLLNGPTEFGARNPIAVQYTIDAKRLSRPNDILFCVRGSTTGKMNWSDKKYAIGRGLAAIRHKKGDNYRYFIRGIIDHNLELLLASATGSTFPNISRNQLEELEILIPPLPEQTAIASVLSSLDDKIDLLHRQNATLEKMAETLFRQWFVEEAKEEWENCNLEDLCTQINSGGTPLTKIESYYNGNINWYSTKELNDNYLFESISKITQDGLDNSSAKLFPKGTVLIAIYAAPTVGRLGILGNQASFNQAACGLVANNKICCKEFIYLFLKSQRDELNAMASGSAQQNLNVGKIKSYPSFIPDEMSMAKFKKKVVPLFDKIEKNAGQIRTLTSLRDTLLPKLMSGDVRVEIEKA, from the coding sequence ATGAGTGAGTGGAAAGAGGGCACATTAAAAGAAATTGCTGAAATTGAAATGGGACAATCACCCAGTGGTGATACTTGTAATTCTAATGGACAAGGAATTCCTTTACTAAATGGACCTACAGAATTTGGGGCCAGAAATCCAATAGCTGTTCAATATACAATTGATGCAAAACGGTTAAGCAGACCAAATGACATTCTATTTTGCGTAAGAGGCTCTACCACAGGAAAAATGAATTGGTCTGATAAAAAGTATGCAATAGGTAGAGGATTGGCAGCAATAAGACACAAAAAAGGAGATAACTACAGGTATTTTATAAGAGGAATTATTGACCATAATTTAGAACTCTTACTTGCAAGTGCTACTGGCTCAACTTTTCCAAATATATCAAGAAATCAATTAGAGGAATTAGAGATTTTAATCCCCCCTCTCCCCGAACAAACAGCCATTGCCTCCGTCCTCAGCAGTTTAGACGACAAAATAGACCTGCTGCACCGCCAAAACGCCACCTTAGAAAAAATGGCTGAAACGCTGTTTAGGCAGTGGTTTGTGGAAGAAGCGAAGGAAGAGTGGGAGAATTGCAATTTAGAAGATTTATGCACTCAAATAAATTCAGGCGGCACACCTTTGACCAAAATAGAATCGTATTACAATGGCAACATAAATTGGTATTCTACCAAAGAACTTAACGACAACTATCTATTTGAAAGCATATCAAAAATTACGCAAGATGGTCTGGATAACTCGTCTGCAAAATTATTTCCAAAAGGAACTGTTTTGATTGCTATTTATGCGGCACCGACAGTTGGAAGACTTGGTATACTTGGCAATCAAGCATCATTTAATCAAGCTGCTTGCGGGTTAGTTGCCAATAATAAAATTTGTTGCAAAGAATTTATTTATCTCTTTCTCAAAAGCCAAAGAGATGAATTAAATGCGATGGCATCAGGTTCAGCACAACAAAATCTAAATGTTGGCAAAATCAAATCTTACCCATCCTTTATTCCTGATGAAATGTCAATGGCTAAATTTAAAAAGAAAGTAGTGCCCTTGTTTGATAAGATTGAAAAAAATGCAGGTCAAATCCGCACCCTCACATCATTGCGAGATACTTTGTTGCCGAAGTTGATGAGTGGGGATGTAAGGGTGGAAATAGAAAAGGCCTAA
- a CDS encoding DUF262 domain-containing protein → MSTALQLAITKIGDLLLDSTISQNAEGKTISPINLAIPPYQRPYKWTTKNAVQLLDDIIEAKNQNKETYRVGTLILHFDAKQSVYNIVDGQQRTITFSLLLMAINQEYGASIPFLNQSLTDDAYNSRNIPNNYRTLERRIHNISDNRERLELEDYIKNNCELIVVITEDISEAFQFFDSQNARGKKLYPHDLLKAYHLREMNNLDIAQTEKTVKDWEDLDQKKLSLLFSDYLYRLKEWIKGNRAWELNEHNIQKFKGISRNGNYPYAQFFKGAFAYADMVNQSSMPFVSGMNDLKPFQIDTPIISGKSFFDYAKHYFEILKDIQNNDKYEGYFINDNEIVKTLNLRTYKNGVGNGITRLLFDTAVLLYVDRFCPSERPSKTDKEMLEKQFVMYAFIWAYSLRAQYYNLGWQSAQNYILGAGVKNSFNIYKMITEADSPIALLSSLSDKLSPLSMSKIVAKKEDIDIEVNGIYQNYLHYFKVNKFIEE, encoded by the coding sequence ATGAGTACAGCATTACAACTTGCCATAACCAAAATTGGTGACCTGCTCTTGGATAGTACAATTAGCCAAAATGCGGAGGGGAAGACTATTAGTCCTATCAATTTGGCAATTCCCCCTTATCAACGTCCTTACAAATGGACAACCAAAAATGCTGTCCAACTATTAGATGACATTATTGAGGCAAAAAACCAAAATAAAGAGACTTACCGCGTAGGAACTCTTATCCTTCATTTTGATGCAAAACAATCGGTGTACAATATTGTAGATGGACAACAACGTACCATTACTTTTTCGCTATTGCTTATGGCTATAAATCAAGAGTACGGAGCTTCAATTCCTTTCTTAAATCAGTCGTTAACTGATGATGCTTATAACTCGAGAAACATTCCCAATAACTATAGAACCCTCGAAAGACGCATACATAATATTTCTGATAATCGGGAACGATTAGAACTTGAGGATTACATCAAAAATAATTGTGAACTCATCGTTGTTATTACGGAGGACATTTCCGAAGCATTTCAGTTTTTTGATTCTCAAAATGCTCGTGGTAAAAAGCTATATCCGCATGATTTGTTAAAGGCTTATCACTTAAGAGAAATGAACAATTTGGATATTGCTCAAACCGAAAAAACGGTAAAAGACTGGGAAGATTTGGACCAGAAGAAGTTGTCCCTTTTATTCAGCGATTACCTCTACCGACTGAAAGAATGGATTAAAGGAAACAGAGCTTGGGAGCTTAATGAACATAATATTCAAAAGTTCAAAGGGATAAGCCGCAACGGAAATTATCCTTATGCGCAGTTTTTTAAAGGGGCTTTTGCCTATGCGGATATGGTCAATCAATCTTCAATGCCCTTTGTTTCCGGTATGAACGACCTTAAACCATTTCAGATAGATACCCCCATAATTTCGGGAAAATCATTTTTTGACTATGCCAAACACTATTTTGAAATCTTAAAAGACATTCAAAACAATGATAAATATGAAGGGTATTTTATCAATGATAATGAAATCGTTAAAACACTCAACTTACGAACATACAAAAACGGAGTCGGCAATGGAATAACGCGTCTGTTATTCGATACAGCTGTATTGCTTTATGTAGATAGGTTCTGTCCCAGTGAACGACCATCGAAAACGGATAAAGAAATGTTGGAAAAACAATTCGTAATGTATGCTTTTATTTGGGCATACTCGCTCAGGGCACAATACTATAATCTTGGGTGGCAATCTGCTCAAAATTATATTTTAGGAGCCGGGGTTAAAAATTCATTCAACATTTACAAAATGATAACAGAGGCAGATTCTCCAATTGCATTGTTAAGCTCGCTTTCCGACAAATTAAGTCCACTCTCAATGAGTAAAATCGTAGCAAAAAAAGAGGATATCGATATAGAGGTGAACGGAATTTATCAAAATTACCTACACTATTTCAAGGTGAATAAATTTATTGAGGAATAA
- a CDS encoding IS3 family transposase → MRKYPNLIRAFIPTAPNQLWVSDITYWKTGFGVLYISLITDAFSHKIIGYNLAQSLEAIESLKALKMALKQDILSQNLIHHSDRGSQYCSYKYVNLLNSYDVQISMTESGDPLENAVAERVNGILKEEYLEYYKVRTFKQAKELFDKVVVLYNEHRPHMSIGNQTPNKVHLGEVEKGERKWKTYYRKVNQEQKSEECV, encoded by the coding sequence ATGAGAAAATACCCCAACTTAATAAGAGCATTTATTCCAACTGCTCCTAACCAGTTATGGGTAAGTGATATAACTTATTGGAAAACAGGATTTGGTGTTTTGTATATTTCTTTAATTACAGATGCTTTTAGTCATAAAATAATTGGTTATAACCTAGCTCAATCTCTTGAAGCCATTGAGAGTTTAAAGGCTCTTAAAATGGCATTAAAGCAGGATATATTGTCGCAAAATCTTATTCATCATTCTGACAGAGGGAGTCAGTATTGCAGCTATAAATATGTAAATCTCTTAAATAGTTATGATGTTCAAATAAGTATGACTGAATCTGGAGATCCGTTAGAAAATGCCGTTGCAGAAAGGGTTAATGGAATACTAAAAGAAGAATATTTAGAGTATTATAAAGTAAGAACTTTTAAGCAGGCTAAGGAGTTATTTGACAAGGTGGTTGTTCTGTATAATGAACATAGACCTCACATGAGTATTGGGAATCAAACTCCTAATAAGGTTCATTTAGGAGAGGTGGAAAAGGGCGAAAGGAAATGGAAAACATATTATAGAAAAGTAAATCAAGAACAAAAAAGTGAAGAGTGTGTATAG
- a CDS encoding type I restriction endonuclease subunit R translates to MTRITENTIETFTIELLEKLGYAYIYAPDIAPDSENPERESFEQVLLVQRLQNAVKRINHSIPTDAQTEAIKEIQRIASPELLTNNENFHRLLTEGIPVSKRVDGDDRGDRVWLIDFKNPHNNEFVVANQFTIIENGNNKRPDVILFVNGIPLVVIELKNAADENTTINSAFKQVETYKTIIPSLFTYNGFVVISDGLEAKAGSISAGFSRYMAWKSADGKAEASHLVSQLETLIQGMLNKETLIDLIRHFIVFEKSKKEDAVTGITTISTVKKLAAYHQYYAVNRAVESTLRATGFTVENETPLSMVMESPESYGVPGVKNQPIGDRKGGVVWHTQGSGKSLSMVFYTGKIVLALDNPTILVITDRNDLDDQLFDTFAASKQLLRQEPVQAEDRNQLKDLLKVASGGVVFATVQKFQPEEGNVYELLSDRKNIVVIADEAHRTQYGFKAKTIDAKDGQGNVVGKKIVYGFAKYMRDALPNATYLGFTGTPIESTDVNTPAVFGNYVDIYDIAQAVEDGATVRIFYESRLAKVKLSEEGKQLVDDLDDELEQEDLTNTQKAKAKWTQLEALVGSENRIKNIAKDIVAHFSQRQEVFEGKGMIVSMSRRIAADLYQAIIDLKPEWHSDDLNKGVIKVVMTSASSDGPKISKHHTTKEQRRTLAERMKNPDDELQLVIVRDMWLTGFDAPSMHTLYIDKPMKGHNLMQAIARVNRVYKDKPGGLIVDYLGIAADLKKALAFYSDAGGKGDPTILQEQAVQLMLEKLEVVSQMYHGFEYETYFEADTSKKLSLILAAEEHILGLQDGKKRYINEVTALSKAFAIAIPHDQAMDAKDEVSFFQAVKARLAKFDGTGSGRTDEEIETTIRQVIDKALVSEQVIDVFDAAGIKKPDISILSEEFLLELKGMEHKNVALEVLKKLLNDEIKSRAKKNLVKSKTFLEMLENSIKKYHNKILTAAEVIEELINLSKDIVEMDNEAKHMGLSDFEFAFYTAVANNDSARELMQQDKLRELAVVLTETIRQNASIDWTIKESVKAKLKVAVKRILRKYGYLSCPEIGLHIY, encoded by the coding sequence ATGACAAGAATAACCGAAAACACCATAGAAACCTTCACTATCGAGTTACTCGAAAAACTCGGTTATGCGTATATCTATGCACCGGATATTGCACCTGATTCAGAAAATCCTGAAAGAGAAAGTTTTGAGCAAGTGCTATTGGTGCAGAGGTTGCAAAATGCCGTTAAGCGAATAAATCATAGTATTCCAACCGATGCACAGACAGAAGCTATAAAAGAAATTCAGCGTATTGCTTCACCTGAACTTCTTACCAACAATGAAAACTTTCATCGTCTTTTAACAGAAGGTATTCCAGTTTCAAAACGTGTGGATGGAGATGACAGGGGCGACAGAGTTTGGCTGATTGATTTCAAGAATCCGCACAACAACGAATTTGTTGTAGCCAACCAATTTACCATCATAGAAAACGGGAACAACAAACGTCCTGACGTTATTTTGTTTGTCAATGGAATTCCGTTGGTAGTTATTGAATTAAAAAATGCAGCAGACGAAAACACAACGATTAATTCTGCTTTCAAGCAAGTAGAAACTTATAAAACCATCATTCCTAGTTTATTCACTTACAACGGCTTTGTGGTTATCTCTGACGGTTTAGAAGCTAAAGCAGGTTCGATTTCTGCGGGATTTAGTCGTTACATGGCTTGGAAATCGGCAGACGGAAAAGCCGAAGCATCGCATTTGGTAAGTCAGTTAGAAACATTAATTCAAGGGATGTTGAATAAAGAAACCTTGATTGACTTAATCAGGCATTTCATTGTTTTTGAAAAATCGAAAAAAGAAGATGCAGTAACGGGTATTACCACCATTTCCACCGTTAAAAAATTAGCTGCATATCATCAATATTATGCTGTAAACAGAGCCGTTGAATCAACTTTAAGAGCAACAGGTTTTACCGTAGAAAATGAAACGCCCTTGAGTATGGTCATGGAATCTCCTGAAAGCTATGGAGTGCCGGGAGTAAAAAATCAACCTATTGGTGACAGAAAAGGCGGTGTGGTTTGGCATACGCAAGGAAGTGGAAAATCATTGTCGATGGTTTTCTATACAGGTAAAATCGTATTGGCTTTAGACAATCCGACCATACTTGTAATTACAGACCGCAACGATTTGGACGATCAACTTTTTGACACATTTGCAGCATCCAAACAATTACTGAGACAAGAACCAGTACAGGCGGAGGACAGAAACCAATTAAAGGATTTATTGAAAGTTGCTTCGGGCGGTGTAGTGTTTGCAACCGTGCAAAAATTTCAACCCGAAGAAGGCAATGTGTATGAATTGCTTTCTGACAGAAAAAACATTGTAGTAATCGCAGACGAAGCACACAGAACCCAATACGGATTTAAGGCCAAAACTATTGATGCCAAAGACGGACAGGGAAATGTGGTTGGAAAGAAAATCGTTTACGGTTTTGCCAAATACATGCGTGATGCTTTGCCAAATGCAACATATTTAGGTTTTACAGGAACACCCATTGAAAGCACAGACGTAAACACACCAGCAGTTTTCGGTAACTATGTGGACATTTACGATATAGCCCAAGCCGTTGAAGATGGAGCAACCGTTCGTATTTTTTACGAAAGCCGTTTGGCAAAAGTGAAATTAAGTGAAGAAGGCAAACAATTAGTTGACGACCTTGATGATGAGTTAGAACAAGAAGATTTAACCAATACACAAAAAGCAAAAGCCAAGTGGACACAATTGGAAGCCTTGGTTGGTAGTGAAAATCGAATTAAGAATATAGCCAAAGACATAGTTGCACATTTTAGCCAACGTCAGGAAGTGTTTGAAGGCAAAGGAATGATTGTTTCCATGAGTCGCAGAATTGCAGCCGATTTGTATCAGGCAATTATTGACCTGAAACCCGAATGGCATTCAGACGATTTGAATAAAGGCGTGATAAAAGTGGTCATGACTTCGGCATCTTCAGATGGTCCGAAGATTTCCAAACATCATACCACCAAAGAACAAAGAAGAACACTTGCAGAGAGAATGAAAAATCCTGATGACGAATTACAATTGGTCATCGTTCGGGATATGTGGCTCACAGGTTTTGATGCACCAAGTATGCACACCCTTTACATTGACAAACCAATGAAAGGACATAATTTGATGCAAGCCATAGCAAGGGTAAATAGAGTTTATAAAGATAAGCCAGGCGGTTTGATTGTAGATTATTTGGGCATTGCAGCAGACTTGAAAAAAGCTTTGGCATTTTATTCTGATGCAGGCGGAAAAGGCGACCCAACTATATTACAAGAACAAGCCGTTCAATTGATGTTGGAGAAATTAGAAGTTGTTTCTCAAATGTATCATGGTTTTGAATATGAAACTTATTTTGAAGCAGATACTTCAAAGAAGTTATCGTTAATACTTGCAGCCGAAGAACACATTTTAGGACTACAAGATGGAAAGAAAAGATACATCAATGAAGTAACAGCATTGTCAAAAGCTTTTGCCATTGCAATACCTCATGACCAAGCTATGGATGCAAAAGACGAAGTTTCGTTTTTCCAAGCCGTAAAAGCAAGGTTGGCAAAGTTTGACGGAACAGGGTCAGGAAGAACAGATGAAGAAATTGAAACAACCATTCGCCAAGTCATTGACAAGGCTTTAGTTTCCGAACAAGTAATTGATGTTTTTGATGCAGCAGGAATTAAGAAACCCGACATTTCTATTTTATCCGAAGAGTTCTTGTTGGAACTGAAAGGAATGGAGCATAAAAATGTTGCCTTAGAAGTTTTAAAGAAGCTCTTGAATGACGAGATAAAATCAAGAGCTAAAAAGAATCTTGTTAAAAGCAAAACATTTTTAGAAATGCTCGAAAACTCTATCAAGAAATATCACAACAAAATATTGACAGCAGCAGAAGTAATCGAAGAACTTATAAACCTGAGCAAAGACATTGTGGAGATGGACAATGAAGCCAAGCACATGGGTTTATCAGATTTTGAATTTGCTTTTTACACAGCAGTTGCCAACAACGACAGTGCAAGAGAACTCATGCAGCAAGACAAATTGAGAGAACTTGCCGTTGTGCTGACAGAAACCATAAGACAAAACGCATCTATCGACTGGACAATTAAAGAAAGTGTAAAGGCCAAATTGAAAGTTGCGGTAAAAAGAATATTGAGAAAATACGGTTATCTGTCTTGTCCTGAAATAGGTTTACACATTTATTAA
- a CDS encoding DUF262 domain-containing protein, which yields MAKNVLPLKEQSIADIYNGNQVTYEVPIYQRNYAWEDDEITALIQDVYDAYLLNSSLSKKGTYFIGTLVSYHKGDQVYEVIDGQQRLTTINLVLSALGVPRQNKLTYRARKKSNDTILSIPLFNIDEKDNGIINGFNYAKNALNKIVPEKDLENFKKYFQENVHIIHYNVPRDIDLNHYFEIMNSRGEQLEKHEIIKARLIEQLNEEDKVTFSQLWENCSIMNVHIQQKYRQEAIFGKTHSDFIITSFDELPKVEVGAGKKSIISLLEGKVADDVSAKDDNLDSFQPIIDFSNLLLIVLKITRIKDPNFNPSNFTLDDKELIREFDKLTIDEKFVKEFGFNLLKSKYFLDNYIVHHSNENDTIESNPWKLQYWQKEGKNEYLKNLDAESEIQQKLVQLLSMFEVSFTARQRKNYLFYCLLHLFNEGSDVANYYEFVKGLADKYFIDVYLDQSKLNAINTPNPGSFDITILSNNKLGTELQNINLDFSNIYGDGTVKSNGIPLFVFNYLDYKLWEKYFNELRGEKTKEGSSERIAFFDTLGCSDFGLKIFEQFYFSRTRRSLEHFYPQSKGDGKEGRPSQDQINCLGNYAMIGSEMNSSGNNWDPNAKLSHYLDGGKIKQVSIASIKFMIMMQKCKDNLLKNNRETGLEWIYDDIKEHQEKMENILLGN from the coding sequence ATGGCAAAGAATGTTTTACCACTCAAAGAACAGTCGATAGCAGACATATATAACGGTAATCAGGTTACCTATGAAGTACCTATTTATCAGCGAAATTATGCTTGGGAAGATGATGAGATTACTGCACTTATCCAAGATGTGTACGATGCTTATCTTCTGAATAGTAGTTTAAGTAAAAAAGGTACTTATTTCATTGGTACATTGGTTTCCTATCATAAAGGCGACCAAGTATATGAAGTAATCGATGGACAACAACGACTTACCACCATTAACCTTGTGCTTTCTGCTCTAGGCGTACCCCGTCAAAACAAATTAACCTATAGGGCACGAAAAAAATCTAATGATACCATTCTAAGTATCCCTCTATTTAATATTGATGAAAAAGACAATGGTATTATCAATGGTTTCAATTATGCTAAAAATGCACTAAATAAGATTGTTCCGGAAAAGGATTTAGAAAATTTCAAAAAGTATTTTCAGGAAAACGTTCACATTATACACTATAATGTCCCTAGAGATATAGACTTAAATCATTACTTCGAAATAATGAATTCAAGAGGTGAACAACTTGAAAAACACGAAATTATAAAAGCACGTTTAATAGAACAATTGAATGAAGAAGATAAAGTAACATTCAGCCAATTATGGGAAAACTGTAGCATCATGAATGTGCATATTCAGCAGAAATATCGGCAGGAAGCCATTTTTGGAAAAACACATTCTGATTTCATAATTACAAGTTTTGATGAATTACCGAAAGTAGAAGTTGGGGCAGGAAAAAAGTCAATTATTTCACTTTTAGAAGGAAAAGTCGCAGATGATGTGTCTGCTAAAGATGATAACTTAGATAGCTTTCAACCGATTATAGATTTTTCAAATTTATTACTGATTGTACTTAAAATCACAAGAATAAAAGACCCTAACTTCAATCCATCTAATTTTACACTTGATGATAAAGAACTGATTCGGGAATTTGATAAGTTAACTATTGATGAGAAGTTTGTAAAAGAGTTTGGTTTCAATTTATTGAAATCTAAGTATTTCCTAGACAACTACATAGTGCATCATTCAAATGAAAACGACACAATTGAAAGTAATCCATGGAAGTTACAATATTGGCAAAAAGAGGGTAAAAACGAATATTTGAAGAATCTGGATGCTGAAAGTGAAATCCAACAAAAACTGGTGCAGTTACTTTCTATGTTTGAAGTTTCATTCACAGCAAGACAAAGGAAAAATTACTTGTTCTATTGTTTATTACATCTGTTTAATGAAGGTAGCGATGTTGCAAACTATTATGAATTTGTAAAAGGATTGGCAGATAAGTACTTCATTGATGTTTATTTAGATCAGAGTAAATTGAATGCGATTAATACGCCCAATCCAGGTAGTTTTGACATCACAATCCTAAGTAATAACAAGCTTGGTACTGAACTGCAAAATATCAATTTAGATTTTTCTAATATTTATGGTGATGGTACAGTAAAATCAAACGGGATTCCATTATTTGTATTTAATTACTTAGACTATAAATTGTGGGAGAAATACTTTAATGAGTTAAGAGGCGAAAAAACAAAAGAAGGAAGTTCTGAAAGAATAGCCTTTTTTGACACACTTGGTTGTAGTGACTTTGGCTTAAAAATTTTTGAACAGTTCTATTTTTCGAGAACTCGAAGAAGTTTAGAACATTTCTATCCTCAATCCAAAGGCGATGGAAAAGAAGGTAGGCCATCACAAGACCAAATAAATTGCCTTGGTAATTATGCTATGATTGGTAGCGAAATGAATAGTTCTGGAAATAATTGGGACCCAAATGCAAAACTGAGTCATTATTTAGATGGAGGAAAAATTAAACAGGTGAGTATTGCTTCCATAAAGTTTATGATAATGATGCAAAAGTGCAAGGATAATTTACTGAAAAATAATCGAGAAACTGGCCTAGAGTGGATTTACGATGATATAAAAGAACATCAGGAAAAAATGGAAAATATTCTTTTGGGTAATTAA